A region from the Aeromicrobium choanae genome encodes:
- a CDS encoding alpha/beta fold hydrolase, whose translation MDIVLVPGFWLDASSWDAVTPPLVEAGHRVHPLTLPGLDSRDAPRAGIGLRDHIDFVAAQVDALDGDVVLVGHSGGGAVIHGVADVRPDRLARNVYVDSGPPAEGQAINEELPADGDDIPLPPWDEFMEMDLVDLDEHLRADFIARAIPQPKAVATEGITLGDDRRLDVPATIICCEFPSQVLRDAIEAGEPWVSELARVRQVEYVDLPTGHWPQFTRPVELSRLIVEALERH comes from the coding sequence ATGGACATCGTTCTCGTTCCGGGGTTCTGGCTCGATGCCTCCTCGTGGGACGCGGTCACGCCCCCGCTCGTCGAAGCGGGCCACCGCGTCCATCCGCTCACGCTTCCGGGGCTCGATTCCCGGGACGCGCCTCGCGCCGGCATCGGCCTGCGCGACCACATCGACTTCGTCGCCGCGCAGGTCGACGCGCTCGACGGCGACGTGGTGCTCGTCGGGCACTCCGGTGGTGGCGCGGTGATCCACGGGGTGGCCGACGTCCGCCCCGACCGGCTCGCACGGAACGTCTACGTCGACTCCGGTCCGCCGGCCGAGGGCCAGGCCATCAACGAGGAGCTCCCCGCCGACGGCGACGACATCCCGCTGCCGCCGTGGGACGAGTTCATGGAGATGGACCTGGTCGACCTCGACGAGCACCTCCGTGCCGACTTCATCGCTCGCGCGATCCCGCAGCCGAAGGCCGTCGCCACCGAGGGCATCACCCTCGGCGACGACCGGCGTCTCGACGTGCCGGCCACGATCATCTGCTGCGAGTTCCCCTCCCAGGTGCTGCGCGACGCGATCGAGGCCGGGGAGCCGTGGGTCAGCGAGCTGGCCCGGGTGCGCCAGGTCGAGTACGTCGACCTGCCCACGGGCCACTGGCCGCAGTTCACCAGGCCCGTCGAGCTCAGCCGGCTCATCGTGGAGGCGCTGGAACGGCACTGA
- a CDS encoding phosphatase PAP2 family protein: MALSRHSEAVVRLRGWCLTAAFELVLLAAVYLLYRTGRLLSMDAEATALANAHAVNGVERALRLPSEAMIQDLVPTVDLLQLANTYYVAVHFPVTVAFLVWGFLRRPQVEYRWARNLIILQTAVAVVLHIAFPLAPPRMFPALGYTDTMTVYGPSAYDGASGAVANQFAAMPSLHVGWAVLIAVVVARTAGGPVRQLAIWHAVITIVVVTVTANHWFMDGIIAGVILLAALRLFPEPGVSRVPWLQRVT, translated from the coding sequence ATGGCCCTCTCGCGGCACTCCGAGGCCGTCGTGCGACTGCGCGGCTGGTGTCTCACGGCAGCCTTCGAGCTGGTCCTGCTCGCGGCGGTGTACCTGCTCTACCGCACGGGCCGGCTGCTGTCGATGGACGCCGAGGCGACCGCGCTGGCGAACGCCCACGCGGTGAACGGGGTGGAGCGCGCGCTGCGGCTGCCGAGCGAGGCGATGATCCAGGACCTCGTGCCGACGGTGGACCTGCTGCAGCTGGCCAACACGTACTACGTCGCGGTGCACTTCCCCGTGACGGTGGCGTTCCTCGTCTGGGGCTTCCTGCGCCGGCCGCAGGTCGAGTACCGCTGGGCGCGCAACCTGATCATCCTGCAGACCGCGGTGGCCGTCGTGCTGCACATCGCCTTCCCGCTGGCGCCCCCGCGGATGTTCCCCGCGCTGGGCTATACCGACACGATGACGGTCTACGGCCCGTCGGCCTACGACGGCGCGAGCGGCGCGGTGGCGAACCAGTTCGCGGCGATGCCGAGTCTCCACGTCGGGTGGGCCGTGCTGATCGCCGTGGTCGTGGCGCGCACGGCCGGCGGTCCGGTGCGCCAGCTGGCGATCTGGCACGCCGTGATCACGATCGTGGTGGTGACGGTCACCGCGAACCACTGGTTCATGGACGGCATCATCGCCGGCGTGATCCTGCTCGCGGCCCTGCGCCTCTTCCCCGAGCCCGGGGTGTCGCGCGTGCCCTGGCTGCAGCGCGTGACCTGA
- a CDS encoding cytoplasmic protein, translating to MSLDPTVTNPAHYRVILENEKVRVLEYTDVPGDETTPHEHPDSVMYTLNSFKRRLMSGDFQMDVELEANTVMWLPAQQHHAKNIGETPTHVLFVELKEPGADPAIAAGVVEGVFGPQ from the coding sequence ATGAGTCTCGATCCGACGGTGACGAATCCCGCGCACTACCGAGTGATCCTGGAGAACGAGAAGGTCCGTGTGCTGGAGTACACGGACGTCCCGGGCGACGAGACCACGCCCCACGAGCACCCCGACAGCGTCATGTACACCCTCAACTCCTTCAAGCGGCGCCTCATGTCCGGGGACTTCCAGATGGACGTCGAGCTCGAGGCGAACACGGTGATGTGGCTGCCCGCGCAGCAGCACCACGCCAAGAACATCGGCGAGACGCCCACGCACGTGCTGTTCGTCGAGCTCAAGGAGCCCGGCGCGGACCCCGCGATCGCCGCCGGGGTCGTGGAGGGCGTGTTCGGGCCGCAGTAG
- a CDS encoding acyl-CoA dehydrogenase family protein — MSDFFALSEEHQAIREAVRAVAEAKIAPHAADVDEAPRFPSEANAALIAADFHAPHVPEQYGGAGADALATVLVIEEVARVCVSSSLIPAVNKLGSLPVQIGGNEEIKAKYLGKLARGEGLFSYCLSEPEAGSDAANQKTTAKRDGDDWIINGTKRWITNAGESEYYTVLTQTDPSKRTKGITAFVVEKSDEGVSFGAPEKKLGIKGSPTREVYFDNVRIPGDRIIGEVGEGFSIAMKTLDHTRVTIAAQAVGVAQGALDYALGYVQERKQFGTPIADFQGLQFMIADMGMKIEAARQLTYAAAGRSERGDKDLTFFGAAAKAFASDTAMQVTTDAVQLLGGYGFTRDYPVERMMRDAKITQIYEGTNQVQRIVMARQLLAGIQSTL, encoded by the coding sequence GTGTCCGATTTCTTCGCGTTGTCCGAGGAGCACCAGGCGATTCGCGAGGCGGTGCGCGCCGTGGCCGAGGCGAAGATCGCCCCCCACGCTGCCGACGTCGACGAGGCGCCGCGCTTCCCGAGCGAGGCCAACGCGGCGCTCATCGCGGCGGACTTCCACGCCCCGCACGTGCCCGAGCAGTACGGCGGCGCCGGCGCCGACGCGCTGGCCACCGTCCTCGTGATCGAGGAGGTCGCCCGCGTGTGCGTCTCCAGCTCGCTGATCCCCGCGGTCAACAAGCTGGGCTCGCTGCCGGTGCAGATCGGCGGCAACGAGGAGATCAAGGCCAAGTACCTGGGCAAGCTCGCGCGGGGCGAGGGCCTCTTCAGCTACTGCCTGTCCGAGCCGGAGGCCGGCTCCGACGCGGCCAACCAGAAGACCACCGCGAAGCGCGATGGCGACGACTGGATCATCAACGGCACGAAGCGCTGGATCACGAACGCGGGCGAGTCCGAGTACTACACCGTCCTGACGCAGACCGATCCGTCGAAGCGCACGAAGGGCATCACCGCGTTCGTCGTGGAGAAGTCCGACGAGGGCGTCTCGTTCGGCGCTCCGGAGAAGAAGCTCGGCATCAAGGGCTCGCCCACGCGTGAGGTCTACTTCGACAACGTGCGGATCCCCGGCGACCGGATCATCGGCGAGGTCGGCGAGGGCTTCTCCATCGCGATGAAGACCCTCGACCACACCCGCGTGACGATCGCCGCGCAGGCGGTCGGCGTCGCGCAGGGCGCACTCGACTACGCGCTGGGATACGTCCAGGAGCGCAAGCAGTTCGGCACGCCGATCGCCGACTTCCAGGGCCTGCAGTTCATGATCGCCGACATGGGCATGAAGATCGAGGCCGCGCGCCAGCTCACGTACGCGGCCGCGGGTCGCTCCGAGCGCGGCGACAAGGACCTCACGTTCTTCGGTGCGGCTGCGAAGGCCTTCGCCTCCGACACCGCGATGCAGGTGACGACCGATGCCGTCCAGCTGCTCGGTGGCTACGGGTTCACCCGCGACTACCCGGTCGAGCGGATGATGCGCGACGCGAAGATCACCCAGATCTACGAGGGCACGAACCAGGTGCAGCGCATCGTGATGGCGCGTCAGCTGCTGGCCGGGATCCAGTCCACGCTCTGA
- a CDS encoding 5-(carboxyamino)imidazole ribonucleotide synthase, which produces MTHEAPGRDVAVIGGGQLARMMQPPAIALGLRLCLLAEGPDVSAAQVIGDHRVGSHTDLDDLRAAVQDAPVVTFDHEHVPPEHLRALAQEGHQCRPGPDALIHAQDKLVMRRRLTGLGVPCPRWAAVEQPADVEAFGFPAIVKTARGGYDGKGVWKVESAAELDEPFRAPGELLVEELVPFRRELSAQVARSATGEIVDYPVVESRQVEGVCSEVIAPAPNLDPALEARARHIARTIAEELDVVGMLAVELFETDDDRVLVNELAMRPHNTGHWSIDGAVTSQFENHLRAVTGLPLGSTTPRQPWSVMVNILGGAVQDLAAQREVALAAEPDVKVHLYGKAVKPGRKVGHVTAVGDELEDVLRRARHSAALLTDGVQA; this is translated from the coding sequence GTGACGCACGAAGCTCCCGGCCGCGACGTCGCCGTGATCGGCGGAGGCCAGCTGGCCCGGATGATGCAACCGCCCGCGATCGCGCTGGGCCTGCGGTTGTGCCTGCTCGCGGAGGGGCCCGACGTCTCCGCGGCCCAGGTGATCGGCGACCACCGCGTCGGATCGCACACCGACCTGGACGACCTCCGCGCGGCGGTGCAGGACGCCCCGGTCGTGACCTTCGACCACGAGCACGTCCCCCCGGAGCACCTCCGGGCGCTCGCGCAGGAGGGCCACCAGTGCCGTCCCGGCCCTGATGCGCTCATCCACGCCCAGGACAAGCTCGTCATGCGCCGGCGCCTCACCGGGCTGGGCGTGCCGTGCCCGCGGTGGGCCGCGGTCGAGCAGCCCGCCGACGTCGAGGCCTTCGGATTCCCCGCCATCGTCAAGACCGCTCGCGGCGGGTATGACGGCAAGGGTGTCTGGAAGGTCGAGTCGGCTGCCGAGCTCGACGAGCCCTTCCGCGCGCCGGGTGAGCTGCTGGTCGAGGAGCTGGTGCCGTTCCGGCGCGAGCTCTCGGCCCAGGTCGCCCGCAGCGCCACCGGCGAGATCGTGGACTACCCGGTGGTCGAGTCGCGTCAGGTCGAAGGGGTCTGCTCCGAGGTGATCGCCCCTGCGCCGAACCTCGACCCGGCGCTCGAGGCCCGGGCGCGCCACATCGCCCGCACGATCGCCGAGGAGCTCGACGTCGTCGGAATGCTCGCGGTCGAGCTGTTCGAGACCGACGACGACCGCGTCCTGGTGAACGAGCTGGCGATGCGCCCGCACAACACGGGGCACTGGTCGATCGACGGCGCGGTGACGAGCCAGTTCGAGAACCACCTGCGCGCCGTCACGGGGCTGCCGCTCGGCTCCACCACGCCGCGGCAGCCGTGGTCCGTCATGGTCAACATCCTCGGCGGCGCAGTGCAGGACCTCGCCGCACAGCGTGAGGTGGCGCTTGCGGCCGAGCCCGACGTGAAGGTCCACCTCTACGGCAAGGCGGTCAAGCCCGGCCGCAAGGTCGGTCACGTCACCGCCGTGGGCGACGAGCTCGAGGACGTGCTGCGCCGGGCCCGGCACAGCGCTGCACTGCTGACGGACGGAGTCCAGGCATGA
- a CDS encoding PH domain-containing protein — MLSEKLLLDDETVEAETRTHLKVLIVPFLIGLAIMLVGGYFAGAVGDSGGGTPRLAGIVVLAVLFVWGTLLPFLRWLTWTYTLTNRRLIEQKGILTRSGRIIPLARINDVAYEKGVIDRVLRCGTLIIHDASQQEGLHLHDIPHIEDFHRRISRLVLESHAPEARRDEQS; from the coding sequence ATGCTGTCCGAGAAGCTCCTGCTCGACGACGAGACGGTCGAGGCCGAGACCCGCACGCACCTCAAGGTGCTCATCGTGCCCTTCCTCATCGGCCTGGCCATCATGCTCGTCGGCGGGTACTTCGCCGGGGCGGTCGGCGACTCCGGTGGCGGCACCCCGCGCCTGGCCGGGATCGTCGTGCTGGCAGTGCTGTTCGTCTGGGGCACGCTGCTGCCGTTCCTGCGCTGGCTGACCTGGACGTACACCCTCACGAACCGGCGGCTGATCGAGCAGAAGGGCATCCTGACGCGCAGCGGCCGGATCATCCCCCTCGCGCGGATCAACGACGTGGCCTACGAGAAGGGCGTCATCGATCGCGTGCTGCGCTGCGGCACGCTGATCATCCACGACGCCAGCCAGCAGGAGGGCCTGCACCTGCACGACATCCCCCACATCGAGGACTTCCACCGCCGCATCTCGCGGCTCGTGCTGGAGTCCCACGCACCCGAGGCGCGCCGCGATGAGCAGTCCTGA
- a CDS encoding biotin--[acetyl-CoA-carboxylase] ligase, producing MQSSRLAPLDRDRLRAEADGFDVHVTDETASTNADLAQAAHAGAPEWTVHTTDHQAAGRGRLDRTFTMPRYTGIAVSLLVRPVEVPPTRWPWLPLVAGLAVVGTVRDLGVEAALKWPNDVLVGDRRKLCGILVERVETPTGAAAIIGIGLNVALSAEDLPVERATSLLLEGASTTDRNEVLVALLHRLRERLEMWRDPAGAEQLTADYLATCSTIGRQVRIERADGSDVVGEATGIDPSGCLVVDGVPWSAGDVTHLRPV from the coding sequence GTGCAGTCATCCCGCCTCGCCCCGCTCGACCGTGATCGCCTGCGGGCGGAGGCCGACGGGTTCGACGTCCACGTCACCGACGAGACCGCCAGCACCAACGCCGACCTCGCGCAGGCGGCCCACGCGGGTGCGCCGGAGTGGACCGTCCACACCACCGACCACCAGGCCGCGGGCCGGGGCCGGCTCGACCGCACCTTCACGATGCCCCGGTACACCGGCATCGCGGTCTCGCTGCTCGTGCGGCCCGTCGAGGTGCCGCCCACCCGCTGGCCGTGGCTGCCGCTCGTCGCGGGACTGGCCGTGGTCGGCACGGTGCGCGACCTCGGCGTCGAGGCCGCCCTCAAGTGGCCCAACGACGTCCTCGTGGGCGACCGCCGCAAGCTCTGCGGGATCCTCGTCGAGCGCGTCGAGACCCCGACCGGAGCGGCCGCGATCATCGGGATCGGGCTGAACGTCGCGCTCTCGGCCGAGGACCTGCCGGTGGAGCGGGCGACCTCCCTGCTGCTCGAGGGCGCGAGCACGACCGACCGGAACGAGGTCCTCGTCGCCCTGCTGCACCGGCTGCGCGAGCGGCTCGAGATGTGGCGCGACCCGGCGGGCGCCGAGCAGCTCACCGCCGACTACCTCGCGACCTGCTCGACGATCGGGCGGCAGGTCCGGATCGAGCGGGCCGACGGCAGCGACGTGGTGGGCGAGGCGACCGGGATCGACCCGTCGGGGTGCCTCGTCGTCGACGGGGTGCCGTGGTCGGCCGGCGACGTGACGCACCTGCGCCCGGTGTGA
- a CDS encoding LCP family protein, with translation MPPSGPKDPDGYDWLYQDESGRPSPRPPASGSAVPPPNLPPPGSGKRGTKPPKERKPRGRLRLVWLILVAWIAFLVIVPLVAWSKVTKVDATPDGERPQDEATTWLLAGTDKRPKDKSRGRTDTILLLTYGGGGPSVLTSIPRDSIVDIPGHGRTKINAAYAFGGPPLLVETIESETGLRVDGYTEIGFTGLEDVVDALGGIEVCPKDDIKDKDAKLDIKEGCQEVDGKTALAYSRSRKAFASGDIARGQNQREVIGAIGDAALSPATVLNPWKFARVATTTAESIAVGDDVSMFSFARFAWKLGKAMGGDGRSCTVPIADMSVQWDRERAVEYFGHLKNGTTDELGDLCTKDGLRS, from the coding sequence ATGCCCCCCTCAGGTCCCAAGGATCCGGACGGATACGACTGGCTCTACCAGGACGAGTCCGGTCGACCCTCGCCGCGCCCGCCGGCCTCGGGCTCCGCGGTGCCCCCGCCGAACCTGCCCCCGCCCGGCTCGGGGAAGCGTGGGACCAAGCCCCCGAAGGAGCGCAAGCCCCGGGGTCGCCTGCGCCTGGTGTGGCTGATCCTCGTCGCGTGGATCGCCTTCCTGGTGATCGTCCCGCTGGTCGCATGGTCGAAGGTCACGAAGGTCGACGCCACCCCCGACGGCGAGCGTCCCCAGGACGAGGCCACCACATGGCTGCTGGCCGGCACCGACAAGCGCCCCAAGGACAAGTCCCGCGGCCGCACCGACACGATCCTGCTGCTGACCTACGGCGGCGGCGGTCCGTCCGTGCTGACCTCGATCCCCCGCGACTCGATCGTGGACATCCCCGGTCACGGGCGCACCAAGATCAATGCCGCGTACGCCTTCGGCGGTCCGCCGCTGCTCGTCGAGACGATCGAGAGCGAGACCGGCCTGCGGGTCGACGGATACACCGAGATCGGCTTCACGGGCCTCGAGGACGTCGTCGATGCCCTCGGCGGCATCGAGGTCTGCCCGAAGGACGACATCAAGGACAAGGACGCGAAGCTCGACATCAAGGAGGGCTGCCAGGAGGTCGACGGCAAGACCGCCCTGGCGTACTCACGCTCCCGCAAGGCGTTCGCGAGCGGTGACATCGCCCGCGGCCAGAACCAGCGTGAGGTGATCGGCGCGATCGGCGACGCAGCGCTGTCGCCCGCCACCGTGCTGAACCCCTGGAAGTTCGCCCGGGTGGCCACCACCACGGCCGAGTCGATCGCCGTGGGCGACGACGTGTCGATGTTCTCGTTCGCGCGCTTCGCGTGGAAGCTCGGCAAGGCCATGGGCGGCGACGGACGCAGTTGCACCGTGCCCATCGCGGACATGTCGGTGCAGTGGGACCGCGAGCGCGCCGTGGAGTACTTCGGTCACCTCAAGAACGGCACCACCGACGAGCTCGGCGACCTGTGCACCAAGGACGGCCTGCGCAGCTGA
- a CDS encoding lipase family protein, which translates to MIRRFGSVLAGAALLLSVAACTSEEEPLAAPADAAFYTPPTDLSTYTHGDLIWSRELDGAMGLEQADVQLVLYAQQGVKGDTVATSGFVAIPDGPAPKGGWPVVTWAHGTTGIADQCAPTRADASIADPAAIGTSTTRLQRWIDTGHVVVATDYEGLGTPGDHPYLIGASQGRAVLDIVRAARQLDPDVSERVMTAGHSQGGHAALWASSMAPHYARELDVVGTLAFAPPSHMSLAAEVGLSGEVDVPAALVAMILRGLEVAYPGQIPIGELLNEKGVALYPRVSEDCLVDLLAEDRFGVAPMTRFAARNADADLIRGQLDANDPSFPEIRGPILVVQGTADSVVPQVLTDSLAKAYRARGLDLTYRRYRGAEHTDVIDRSAKHVAAFTESAFAG; encoded by the coding sequence GTGATTCGTCGATTCGGTTCGGTCCTCGCCGGCGCCGCCCTGCTCCTGTCGGTCGCGGCGTGCACGAGCGAGGAGGAGCCGCTCGCGGCGCCGGCCGACGCGGCGTTCTACACCCCGCCCACCGACCTCTCGACGTACACGCACGGCGACCTCATCTGGTCGCGCGAGCTCGACGGCGCCATGGGACTCGAGCAGGCCGACGTCCAGCTCGTCCTCTACGCCCAGCAAGGGGTGAAGGGCGACACCGTGGCGACCTCAGGATTCGTCGCGATCCCCGATGGCCCGGCCCCGAAGGGCGGCTGGCCTGTCGTCACCTGGGCCCACGGCACCACCGGCATCGCCGACCAGTGCGCCCCCACGCGAGCCGATGCGTCCATCGCCGACCCCGCCGCGATCGGCACCTCGACCACCCGGCTCCAGCGCTGGATCGACACCGGCCACGTGGTCGTGGCCACCGACTACGAAGGACTCGGCACTCCCGGCGACCACCCGTACCTGATCGGCGCCTCGCAGGGCCGCGCCGTGCTCGACATCGTGCGCGCCGCCCGTCAGCTGGACCCCGACGTCAGCGAGCGCGTCATGACGGCCGGTCACTCGCAGGGAGGACACGCGGCGCTGTGGGCCAGCTCGATGGCGCCGCACTACGCCCGCGAGCTCGACGTGGTGGGCACGCTGGCCTTCGCGCCTCCGTCCCACATGTCGCTGGCTGCGGAGGTCGGCCTGTCGGGCGAGGTCGACGTGCCGGCCGCGCTCGTCGCGATGATCCTGCGCGGGCTGGAGGTGGCGTACCCCGGACAGATCCCGATCGGCGAGCTGCTGAACGAGAAGGGCGTCGCCCTCTATCCCCGCGTGAGCGAGGACTGCCTGGTCGACCTGCTCGCCGAGGACCGGTTCGGCGTGGCGCCGATGACGCGGTTCGCGGCCAGGAACGCCGACGCGGACCTCATCCGGGGTCAGCTCGACGCGAACGACCCGAGCTTCCCCGAGATCCGCGGGCCCATCCTGGTCGTGCAGGGCACGGCCGACAGCGTGGTGCCCCAGGTCCTCACCGACTCGCTGGCCAAGGCCTACCGCGCGCGGGGGCTCGACCTGACCTACCGGAGGTACCGCGGAGCCGAGCACACCGACGTGATCGACCGCTCCGCCAAGCACGTCGCCGCGTTCACCGAGTCGGCGTTCGCGGGCTGA
- the purE gene encoding 5-(carboxyamino)imidazole ribonucleotide mutase, with the protein MTKRVGIVMGSDSDWPTMEAAATAVAEFGVEYEADVVSAHRMPDEMLDYGRTAHERGLEVIIAGAGGAAHLPGMLAAVTPLPVIGVPVPLKYLDGMDSLLSIVQMPAGVPVATVAIGNARNAGLLAIRILAAGDPDLTAKMVDFQASLADAARAKGAAVRGH; encoded by the coding sequence ATGACGAAGCGTGTGGGAATCGTGATGGGGTCCGACTCGGACTGGCCGACGATGGAGGCCGCCGCCACCGCCGTGGCGGAGTTCGGCGTGGAGTACGAGGCCGACGTCGTCTCGGCGCACCGGATGCCTGACGAGATGCTCGACTATGGCCGCACGGCCCACGAGCGCGGGCTCGAGGTCATCATCGCGGGCGCCGGGGGAGCCGCCCACCTGCCCGGCATGCTCGCGGCGGTGACGCCGCTGCCGGTCATCGGCGTCCCCGTCCCGCTGAAGTACCTCGACGGCATGGACTCGCTGCTCTCGATCGTGCAGATGCCCGCAGGTGTCCCCGTGGCCACGGTGGCGATCGGCAACGCGCGCAACGCGGGGCTGCTGGCCATCCGCATCCTCGCGGCCGGCGACCCCGATCTGACCGCGAAGATGGTCGACTTCCAGGCGTCGCTCGCCGACGCCGCACGCGCCAAGGGCGCTGCCGTCCGCGGTCACTGA
- a CDS encoding LCP family protein, with translation MHHDRTSALGGTYADPASATARIRFRRALTLAAMTLVMPGSAQLVQGNKRVGRIAIRIWLAVLAVLVIGVVLALMDRQFVFALATNGALLSLGRWVLVALAIGWVALIVDAWRLGRPRELARQHLAISTAFHAALVVGTAAVLFFASHTVSVMNGFTDTVFASNTVSKPHDGRYNVLLMGTDSGKDRSGMRPDSINVASIDAETGKAVLIGLPRNLENVPFPKGSPMRQQFPGGFDCDGCYLNAVNTWANDHADLFESKEPGIDATMGAVEAITGLKLNYYALVNMKGFSKLIDAVGGVEVNVRERTAIGGIGSPIRGYIEAGEQKLSGDKALWYARSRVENDDWSRMGRQKCVMNAMVRQLNPQKVITNMQDIATSSSAMLHTSIPRQDLSVFMDLALKTKSQPISSVSLVPPVIYTGNPDYDKVRRLVSDAVGSSEAREEVQKSALVTAKLPLIEVGGEATKKDPRKANRSADLNESC, from the coding sequence ATGCACCACGACCGCACGAGCGCCCTGGGCGGCACCTACGCCGACCCGGCGAGCGCCACCGCCCGGATCCGATTCCGGCGCGCCTTGACCCTCGCCGCGATGACCCTGGTGATGCCCGGCTCCGCCCAGCTCGTCCAGGGCAACAAGCGCGTCGGCCGGATCGCGATCCGGATCTGGCTCGCGGTGCTCGCCGTCCTCGTCATCGGTGTCGTCCTCGCCCTGATGGACCGCCAGTTCGTCTTCGCGCTGGCCACCAACGGCGCGCTGTTGAGCCTGGGTCGCTGGGTGCTCGTGGCCCTCGCGATCGGCTGGGTCGCGCTGATCGTCGACGCGTGGCGACTGGGTCGCCCCCGCGAGCTCGCGCGCCAGCACCTGGCGATCTCGACGGCCTTCCACGCCGCCCTGGTCGTCGGCACGGCGGCCGTCCTGTTCTTCGCGTCGCACACCGTCTCGGTCATGAACGGCTTCACCGACACGGTCTTCGCCTCCAACACCGTGTCCAAGCCGCACGACGGCCGCTACAACGTGCTGCTCATGGGCACCGACTCGGGCAAGGACCGCTCGGGGATGCGCCCCGACTCGATCAACGTGGCCAGCATCGACGCCGAGACCGGGAAGGCCGTGCTCATCGGCCTGCCGCGCAACCTCGAGAACGTCCCCTTCCCGAAGGGCTCGCCGATGCGCCAGCAGTTCCCGGGCGGGTTCGACTGCGACGGCTGCTACCTCAACGCCGTGAACACGTGGGCCAACGACCACGCGGACCTGTTCGAGTCGAAGGAGCCGGGCATCGACGCCACGATGGGCGCCGTCGAGGCGATCACGGGGCTGAAGCTGAACTACTACGCGCTGGTGAACATGAAGGGCTTCTCCAAGCTCATCGACGCGGTCGGCGGCGTGGAGGTCAACGTGCGCGAGCGCACGGCCATCGGCGGCATCGGCTCGCCGATCCGCGGGTACATCGAGGCCGGCGAGCAGAAGCTGTCGGGCGACAAGGCCCTCTGGTACGCCCGCTCGCGCGTCGAGAACGACGACTGGTCGCGCATGGGCCGCCAGAAGTGCGTCATGAACGCGATGGTGCGCCAGCTCAACCCGCAGAAGGTCATCACCAACATGCAGGACATCGCCACCTCGAGCTCGGCGATGCTGCACACGAGCATCCCGCGCCAGGACCTCAGCGTCTTCATGGACCTCGCGCTGAAGACGAAGTCCCAGCCGATCTCGTCGGTCTCGCTCGTCCCGCCGGTGATCTACACGGGCAACCCGGACTACGACAAGGTCCGCCGCCTCGTCTCGGACGCGGTGGGCAGCTCCGAGGCCCGCGAGGAGGTCCAGAAGTCGGCCCTCGTCACAGCGAAACTGCCCCTCATCGAGGTCGGCGGCGAGGCGACGAAGAAGGACCCGCGCAAGGCGAACCGCAGTGCCGACCTGAACGAGAGCTGCTGA
- a CDS encoding adenylate/guanylate cyclase domain-containing protein, with the protein MSSPDDQQLVDVILAEQLHYTNDETAERGGLTPEQAARLWRNLGFPDPGSEMAFGDADVSAVAIVATAMEHQILDEETVFRLTRALGQTMSRLADWQVTILVDQLEADIVRGKSDSRADAALELAQSSVPGFERLMVHVWRRHLAAAAARLTALGENDQALLSTDMTVGFADMTRFTALSNRLDEASLASVVEDFETRCGDLITSAGARVIKTLGDAMLFVHPDPVKATRISLDIITAIGARAKLPDVRVGLATGSVLSRLGDVFGPPVNLAARLSQVARANRVLVDQQTADALGDHFETRALPPRPIKGFGHLSPITVTERRTFRSR; encoded by the coding sequence ATGAGCAGTCCTGACGACCAGCAGCTGGTCGACGTCATCCTGGCGGAGCAGCTGCACTACACGAACGACGAGACCGCCGAGCGCGGCGGCCTCACGCCTGAGCAGGCCGCCCGTCTGTGGCGGAACCTGGGCTTCCCCGATCCGGGCTCGGAGATGGCGTTCGGCGATGCCGACGTCAGCGCGGTGGCCATCGTCGCCACCGCGATGGAGCACCAGATCCTCGACGAGGAGACGGTCTTCCGGCTCACCCGTGCGCTCGGGCAGACCATGTCCCGACTGGCCGACTGGCAGGTCACGATCCTGGTCGACCAGCTGGAGGCCGACATCGTGCGCGGCAAGTCCGACAGTCGCGCCGACGCGGCGCTCGAGCTGGCGCAGAGCTCGGTGCCGGGCTTCGAGCGGCTCATGGTGCACGTCTGGCGACGCCACCTCGCCGCCGCGGCCGCCCGGCTCACCGCCCTCGGCGAGAACGACCAGGCGCTGCTCTCCACCGACATGACCGTGGGCTTCGCCGACATGACGCGCTTCACCGCGCTGTCGAACCGGCTCGACGAGGCCTCCCTGGCGTCGGTGGTGGAGGACTTCGAGACCCGCTGCGGCGACCTCATCACCTCCGCTGGTGCCCGCGTCATCAAGACGCTCGGTGACGCGATGCTGTTCGTGCATCCCGACCCGGTCAAGGCCACGCGCATCTCGCTCGACATCATCACCGCGATCGGCGCGCGGGCGAAGCTGCCCGACGTCCGGGTGGGCCTGGCCACGGGATCGGTGCTGAGCCGCCTGGGCGACGTCTTCGGGCCGCCGGTCAACCTCGCCGCCCGGCTCTCACAGGTGGCCCGAGCCAACCGGGTGCTGGTGGACCAGCAGACGGCCGACGCGCTCGGCGACCACTTCGAGACCCGCGCGCTGCCGCCGCGGCCGATCAAGGGCTTCGGGCATCTCTCGCCCATCACGGTCACCGAGCGCCGCACGTTCCGCTCGCGCTGA